In one Betta splendens chromosome 14, fBetSpl5.4, whole genome shotgun sequence genomic region, the following are encoded:
- the LOC114869878 gene encoding transmembrane 4 L6 family member 4-like, which produces MSTGKCSLCIATCLYPLAVISIICNIMLFFPPEKDYYEPNIHIAEEVGGLVGGGIMVLGSAIYIHLTGKRDCCGDRCGMCGSIPVAAVGAAGALYSLVMAAFGLHYGVLCKGKPVFYSIIGILYGMRPCPHPEVNQIYISLFTTLVTTSALQMMLCGIQMINGLIGCLCGTSTNQRPRAQLNVSATLL; this is translated from the exons ATGTCCACTGGCAAGTGTTCCCTGTGCATCGCTACGTGTCTGTACCCACTGGCCGTCATATCCATCATCTGCAACATCATGCTGTTCTTCCCCCCTGAGAAGGACTATTATGAACCAAATATACATATTGCTGAGGAAGTGGGGGGACTCGTTGGAGGGGGAATAATG GTACTGGGCTCAGCAATTTACATCCACTTGACTGGAAAACGAGATTGCTGTGGAGATCGCTGTGGG ATGTGTGGGTCTATTCCAGTTGCTGCAGTGGGTGCAGCTGGTGCCTTGTACAGTTTAGTTATGGCGGCGTTCGGGCTGCATTACGGGGTGCTATGCAAGGGCAAGCCAGTGTTTTACAG cATCATTGGCATCTTGTATGGGATGAGACCATGCCCACACCCCGAGGTCAATCAGATCTACATTTCACTCTTCACCACTCTGGTTACCACGAGTGCCCTGCAGATGATGCTCTGCGGGATCCAGATGATCAACGGCCTCATTGGCTGCCTGTGTGGAACCAGCACCAACCAAAGG CCACGAGCCCAGCTAAATGTATCAGCTACCTTGCTGTAG
- the LOC114869418 gene encoding transmembrane 4 L6 family member 4-like translates to MLTGKCFLCIATSLYPLAVISIICNIVLFFPGGEVKYEYITQEVKYMGGLVGGGLMVLVPALYIHLTGKQGCCGNRCGMFFSIAFAAVGVAGALYSFIVAVLGLQNGPLCKVDLLSWRPLKDSLSNIPSYLTDQSKWGLCPSHKNIVQFNVRLFTTLVTTSVLQLILCGILMINGLFGCLRGTCKEGRRPGGAATSGW, encoded by the exons ATGTTAACTGGCAAGTGTTTCCTGTGCATCGCTACGTCTCTGTACCCGCTGGCCGTCATATCCATCATCTGCAACATCGTGCTGTTCTTTCCTGGTGGGGAGGTCAAGTATGAATACATTACTCAGGAAGTGAAGTACATGGGGGGACTGGTTGGAGGGGGTTTGATG GTACTGGTCCCAGCACTTTACATCCACTTGACTGGAAAACAGGGATGCTGTGGAAACCGCTGTGGG atgTTCTTTTCTATTGCATTTGCTGCAGTGGGTGTGGCTGGTGCCCTGTACAGTTTTATTGTGGCGGTGCTCGGCCTGCAGAATGGGCCTCTGTGCAAGGTTGATCTCCTATCCTGGAGGCCTCTTAAAGACAG CCTCTCCAACATCCCCAGTTACCTCACTGACCAGTCCAAGTGGGGATTATGCCCATCGCACAAGAACATCGTGCAGTTCAACGTCAGACTCTTCACCACTCTGGTGACCACGAGTGTACTGCAGCTGATCCTATGCGGTATCCTGATGATCAATGGCCTCTTTGGCTGCCTGCGTGGAACCTGCAAAGAAGGG CGACGACCGGGTGGCGCAGCTACGTCCGGGTGGTGA